The Streptomyces sp. CC0208 genome window below encodes:
- a CDS encoding FAD-dependent monooxygenase produces MGGSLAGLLAAHVLAGHADRVTVVERDRFPDGAKPRPGVPQGRHPHVLLQGGQTALESLLPGFLAELREAGAPRVGMPADMVLWQSGRWFRRVPASTHIYTGSRAQLEELVRRRVLANPVISVREGTDVVGFLGDATRVRGVLVRDRSGDTRAESRPLAADLVVDASGSGTKAPQWLAAIGAERPREETIDTGLAYASRVYRGTNGALDGETRGYYAYPDPEQVHAGGALPLEDGSHLVIVSGLRGDEPPTGDDEFVTYAKRLPHPPLHRWLAEAEPLSPAFGHRRTANIRRRHDLPGRPAGFLATGDALCTFNPIYGQGMAVAAMSAVALRDALADRRRTPTTRRVQQALLAASRLAWDISAGADRKMPGAVGTAVDGGPADQVAGWYLSRVQERAPGDPVVGRAFRAVLTLSEPITALFAPPVARAVLFGPPAPTPTEPPAAPEEPGALAQ; encoded by the coding sequence GTGGGCGGGAGCCTCGCAGGGCTTCTCGCGGCGCACGTCCTGGCCGGGCACGCCGACCGGGTGACCGTCGTCGAGCGCGACCGGTTCCCGGACGGCGCCAAGCCGCGGCCGGGGGTGCCGCAGGGCCGCCACCCGCACGTCCTGCTCCAAGGCGGCCAGACGGCCCTGGAGTCACTGCTGCCCGGGTTCCTGGCGGAGCTGCGGGAGGCGGGTGCGCCTCGCGTGGGCATGCCGGCGGACATGGTGCTGTGGCAGAGCGGCCGTTGGTTCCGGCGGGTGCCGGCGTCGACGCACATCTACACCGGCTCCCGCGCGCAGCTCGAGGAACTGGTGCGGCGGCGGGTCCTCGCCAACCCGGTGATCAGTGTGCGGGAGGGGACCGACGTCGTCGGGTTCCTCGGTGACGCCACGCGCGTGCGGGGCGTGCTGGTGCGGGACCGCTCCGGTGACACCCGCGCGGAGTCCCGCCCCCTGGCGGCCGATCTGGTGGTCGACGCCTCCGGCAGCGGCACGAAGGCCCCTCAGTGGCTCGCGGCGATCGGCGCCGAGCGCCCACGCGAGGAGACCATCGACACCGGACTCGCCTACGCCTCCCGCGTCTACCGCGGCACCAACGGCGCCCTCGACGGCGAGACCCGCGGCTACTACGCCTATCCCGACCCCGAGCAGGTGCACGCCGGGGGTGCGCTGCCCCTGGAGGACGGCAGCCATCTGGTGATCGTCTCGGGCCTGCGCGGCGACGAACCTCCCACGGGCGACGACGAGTTCGTGACGTACGCCAAGAGGCTGCCGCATCCGCCCCTGCACCGGTGGCTGGCCGAGGCCGAACCGCTCTCCCCGGCGTTCGGCCACCGACGGACCGCGAACATCCGCCGCCGCCACGACCTCCCCGGCCGTCCGGCAGGATTCCTCGCCACCGGCGACGCGCTGTGCACCTTCAACCCGATCTACGGGCAGGGCATGGCCGTCGCCGCGATGAGCGCGGTCGCCCTGCGGGACGCGCTGGCCGACCGGCGCCGGACGCCCACGACACGGCGCGTGCAGCAGGCGCTCCTCGCGGCGTCCCGGCTCGCGTGGGACATCTCCGCGGGAGCGGACCGCAAGATGCCGGGTGCGGTCGGTACCGCGGTCGACGGTGGACCCGCGGACCAGGTCGCGGGGTGGTACCTGAGCCGCGTCCAGGAGCGCGCCCCCGGCGACCCTGTCGTGGGGCGGGCCTTCCGGGCGGTCCTGACCCTCTCCGAGCCCATCACCGCCTTGTTCGCTCCGCCCGTGGCCAGGGCCGTCCTCTTCGGCCCACCCGCGCCGACACCGACCGAGCCGCCCGCGGCACCGGAGGAGCCCGGAGCCCTGGCCCAGTGA
- a CDS encoding PadR family transcriptional regulator, which yields MLELAILGFLYDTPLHGYELRKRLTALAGHVRPVAESTLYPAIKRLEKAGLLARATEPGAVAAPRHVLTLTDEGRQELRRRLAEPAARDVTDENRWFTVLAFLRHLADAGAQAAVLRRRLAFLEEPASFFYEGDRPLSAEEVDDPFRRGVLTIARATSRAELSWLRETIASLDAASA from the coding sequence ATGCTGGAGCTCGCCATCCTCGGATTCCTCTACGACACCCCGCTGCACGGCTACGAACTGCGCAAACGCCTCACGGCGCTGGCGGGTCACGTACGCCCCGTGGCCGAGAGCACGCTGTACCCGGCCATCAAGCGGCTGGAGAAGGCGGGGTTGTTGGCGCGCGCGACGGAACCCGGTGCCGTGGCCGCGCCCCGCCATGTCCTGACGCTCACCGATGAAGGCCGTCAGGAGTTGCGCCGACGGCTCGCCGAACCGGCCGCGCGCGACGTCACCGACGAGAACCGGTGGTTCACGGTCCTCGCCTTCCTCCGGCACCTGGCCGACGCCGGCGCGCAGGCGGCCGTACTCCGGCGTCGGCTCGCTTTCCTGGAGGAGCCCGCGAGCTTCTTCTACGAGGGCGACCGCCCGCTGAGCGCCGAGGAGGTGGACGATCCCTTCCGGCGCGGGGTGCTGACCATCGCGCGCGCCACGTCCCGGGCCGAACTCAGCTGGCTGCGGGAGACGATCGCGTCGCTCGACGCGGCTTCCGCGTAG
- a CDS encoding alpha/beta hydrolase, translating into MRHAEFDDKGSRIRWTEIPGEEPARVYVHGLGAVSAVYHAHIAARPELAGRRSLFVDLPGHGVSDRPEHFGYTLEDHAGALATALDAARLTGVELIAHSMGGSVALVLAHRRPELVSRLVLTEANLDAAPPATAGSTWIDAYDEDDFVAGGHARVLEKVGPLWAATMRLADPRALHRSAAGLRRGSAPMMRAILEGLPIDRVYLQGELSGELEGRTTLEAAGVRVVTVPGAGHNVMFDHPDAFAAVVAGRL; encoded by the coding sequence ATGAGGCACGCCGAGTTCGACGACAAGGGAAGCCGCATCCGCTGGACAGAGATCCCCGGTGAGGAACCGGCACGCGTGTACGTGCACGGCCTGGGAGCGGTCTCGGCCGTCTATCACGCGCACATCGCGGCCCGGCCCGAACTCGCGGGCAGGCGCAGCCTGTTCGTCGATCTGCCCGGACACGGCGTCAGCGACCGTCCCGAGCACTTCGGTTACACGCTGGAGGACCACGCGGGCGCCCTGGCCACCGCGTTGGACGCCGCGCGTCTGACCGGTGTCGAGCTGATCGCGCACAGCATGGGCGGGTCGGTCGCGCTCGTGCTCGCCCACCGCAGGCCCGAGCTCGTGTCCCGGCTGGTCCTCACGGAGGCCAACCTCGACGCGGCGCCCCCGGCCACGGCGGGCAGCACCTGGATCGACGCCTACGACGAGGACGACTTCGTCGCGGGCGGCCACGCGCGCGTGCTCGAAAAGGTCGGCCCCCTGTGGGCAGCGACCATGCGGCTGGCCGACCCGCGCGCCCTGCACCGCAGCGCGGCCGGGCTCAGGCGCGGATCGGCCCCCATGATGCGCGCCATCCTCGAAGGCCTGCCGATCGATCGCGTGTATCTCCAGGGCGAGCTCAGCGGCGAACTGGAGGGGCGTACGACGCTGGAGGCGGCAGGCGTGCGCGTGGTGACCGTCCCCGGTGCCGGGCACAACGTCATGTTCGACCACCCCGACGCCTTCGCCGCGGTGGTCGCAGGCAGGCTGTGA
- a CDS encoding class I SAM-dependent methyltransferase: MSDDHTHVQEFFSARAADWDSRFPDDGPAYAAAVAELGLREGDRVLDAGCGTGRALPPLRTAVGLSGVVLGADLTPAMLHAAVRAGRDRDGRLLLTDVAALPLRSRSLDAVFGAGLISHLPRPAENLRELARVVRPGGVLALFHPIGRAALAARQGRQITPEDLRAEPNLRPLLAGSGWRMTSYVDEDARFLALAVRED; this comes from the coding sequence ATGAGCGACGACCACACACACGTTCAGGAGTTCTTCTCGGCCCGCGCCGCCGACTGGGACAGCCGGTTCCCTGACGACGGTCCGGCCTACGCCGCCGCGGTCGCGGAGCTCGGGCTGCGCGAGGGCGACCGCGTCCTCGACGCGGGCTGCGGCACCGGACGGGCCCTGCCGCCCCTGCGGACGGCCGTGGGGCTCTCGGGAGTGGTCCTCGGAGCAGATCTGACCCCGGCCATGTTGCACGCAGCCGTACGCGCCGGACGGGACCGGGACGGACGGCTGCTGCTCACCGACGTGGCCGCGCTGCCGCTGCGCTCCCGGTCGCTCGACGCCGTCTTCGGAGCGGGCCTTATCTCCCACCTGCCCAGACCGGCCGAGAATCTGCGCGAGTTGGCCCGAGTGGTGCGGCCCGGCGGCGTCCTGGCCCTGTTCCATCCGATCGGAAGGGCCGCGCTCGCGGCGCGCCAGGGACGGCAGATCACCCCCGAGGACCTGCGCGCCGAGCCCAATCTCCGTCCCCTGCTGGCCGGTTCGGGGTGGCGCATGACGTCGTACGTCGACGAGGACGCCCGCTTCCTGGCCCTGGCTGTCCGCGAGGACTGA